The following coding sequences are from one Campylobacter magnus window:
- a CDS encoding P-loop NTPase, translating to MDQASKLRDLMSKTTKPHKGTHTVAVTSGKGGVGKSTLSANLANILALNGYKVALFDADIGLANLDVILNVRAEQNLLNVMRGECEFSDIVINVKENLFLVPGESGADIFKFNDKFLFDKFMNDASVLEGIDYLIIDTGAGIGPATQTFLDASDEVILVTTPDPAAITDAYAVIKASCAHRKRVFMLPNNVKSAQEAERIFSTIAGVVRRNVGDVGLEMLGYVPNDKVVMRSIKSRTLFSDDAPNTEPSVCLKDAASKLLYAVEQKMLDTSKEKSFAGFFKRLAEKF from the coding sequence ATGGATCAAGCAAGTAAATTAAGAGATTTGATGAGTAAAACAACTAAGCCACACAAAGGCACTCACACAGTAGCAGTAACAAGCGGTAAAGGCGGCGTGGGCAAAAGCACGCTTAGCGCAAACCTAGCAAATATCCTAGCCCTAAATGGATATAAAGTAGCGCTATTTGATGCTGATATAGGGCTAGCAAATCTAGATGTGATACTAAATGTCCGTGCTGAGCAAAACCTGCTAAATGTGATGCGTGGCGAGTGCGAGTTTAGCGATATAGTAATAAATGTAAAAGAAAATTTATTTTTAGTGCCAGGCGAGAGTGGGGCTGATATTTTTAAGTTTAATGATAAGTTTTTGTTTGATAAGTTTATGAACGATGCTAGCGTGCTTGAGGGCATTGATTATCTCATCATTGACACTGGTGCTGGGATTGGACCTGCTACGCAGACTTTTTTAGATGCTAGCGATGAGGTTATACTAGTAACAACCCCAGACCCTGCTGCGATAACTGATGCTTATGCTGTCATAAAAGCAAGTTGCGCGCATAGAAAAAGAGTTTTTATGCTACCAAATAATGTAAAAAGCGCACAAGAAGCAGAACGAATTTTTAGCACCATTGCTGGCGTTGTGCGCAGAAATGTAGGCGATGTAGGGCTTGAGATGCTAGGTTACGTGCCAAATGATAAGGTAGTAATGCGCTCAATCAAATCACGAACGCTTTTTAGCGATGATGCACCAAATACCGAGCCTAGCGTGTGTTTAAAGGATGCTGCTAGCAAGCTGCTTTACGCAGTGGAACAAAAAATGCTTGATACTTCAAAAGAAAAAAGTTTTGCCGGATTTTTCAAGCGTTTGGCTGAGAAATTCTAA
- the mqnF gene encoding aminofutalosine deaminase family hydrolase, protein MKILKCKYILCCDESFKVLENHAIIFDKKIEKILPNDELKSLGILDSAQVFSAPIAIPALFNAHTHLEYSANKAHLDFRGFSNWLKSVFENRGGISKALNQKILNKEIKKLLKSGVCGIGEYSSFGLEAKILAKSPLRSRFYCEILGTNEAFLEQAWSAFLERFKSASTLKNERFCPALAIHSPYSTHPKLAKKALEFAKKENLLLSAHLAESKDEIEYLAGKQNELKESLSLINPAIKPFYSLAEFISMFDSDKTLFIHCVHAKSEFKNLRHIAHCPRSNRFLSSGTLDIKTAAKYANIALGTDGLSSNLSLSIWDEMRAGIMIHKDNDLDTLARTLLLMATKNAAKALGFDSGEIKVGKNADIACFSLPAGSKTSRLALDLILHTKEAKSLFIDGEKIF, encoded by the coding sequence GTGAAAATTTTAAAATGTAAGTATATTTTGTGCTGTGATGAGAGCTTTAAAGTGCTTGAAAATCACGCAATTATCTTTGATAAAAAAATTGAAAAAATCTTGCCAAATGATGAGCTAAAAAGCCTAGGAATTCTAGATTCTGCGCAGGTTTTTTCTGCGCCTATTGCTATACCTGCTCTTTTTAATGCTCACACGCATTTAGAATACAGCGCAAACAAAGCGCATTTAGACTTTCGTGGCTTTTCAAACTGGCTTAAAAGCGTGTTTGAAAATCGTGGCGGCATAAGCAAAGCCCTAAACCAAAAAATCCTAAACAAAGAGATAAAAAAGCTTTTAAAAAGCGGAGTTTGCGGTATAGGCGAGTATTCTAGCTTTGGGCTTGAGGCTAAGATATTAGCTAAAAGTCCGCTTCGCTCACGCTTTTATTGTGAAATTCTTGGTACAAATGAGGCTTTTTTAGAACAGGCTTGGAGCGCATTTTTAGAGCGTTTTAAAAGCGCATCTACGCTAAAAAACGAGCGTTTTTGCCCAGCACTTGCTATCCACTCGCCCTACTCTACGCACCCAAAGCTAGCCAAAAAAGCCCTAGAATTCGCCAAAAAAGAGAATTTGCTACTCTCAGCGCATTTGGCTGAGAGTAAGGATGAAATTGAGTATTTAGCCGGCAAGCAAAATGAGCTTAAAGAGAGCTTAAGCCTCATAAATCCAGCTATAAAGCCATTTTATAGCCTTGCTGAGTTTATTAGCATGTTTGATAGCGACAAAACGCTTTTTATTCACTGCGTTCATGCTAAAAGTGAATTTAAAAATCTAAGGCATATCGCTCATTGCCCTCGCTCAAACCGCTTTTTAAGCTCTGGGACTTTGGATATCAAAACAGCCGCAAAATACGCAAATATCGCTCTTGGCACAGATGGACTTAGCTCAAATCTTAGCCTTAGCATTTGGGATGAGATGAGAGCTGGCATTATGATTCACAAAGATAATGATTTAGACACTCTTGCTCGCACTTTGCTTTTAATGGCTACAAAAAACGCTGCTAAGGCACTAGGCTTTGATAGTGGAGAGATAAAAGTGGGCAAAAATGCTGATATTGCTTGCTTTTCCCTGCCAGCTGGGAGTAAAACATCCCGCCTAGCTTTGGATTTGATTTTACACACAAAAGAGGCAAAATCTTTATTTATAGACGGAGAGAAAATATTTTAA
- the aroQ gene encoding type II 3-dehydroquinate dehydratase, producing MKIRVIQGPNINLLGLRDPAMYGVMTMEQIHENMKLVCDQAGIEIEFFQSNYEGEIVDKIQECVEGVDGIIINPAAYTHTSIAIADALAAVHLPTVEVHISNIHAREDYRAKSMTAAAATGVIAGFGPMGYHIALLSMIQVFEQIKAARAAAEKK from the coding sequence ATGAAAATTCGTGTAATTCAAGGCCCAAATATTAACCTTTTAGGCCTAAGAGATCCGGCGATGTATGGTGTGATGACAATGGAGCAAATCCATGAAAATATGAAGCTTGTTTGCGACCAAGCTGGCATTGAAATAGAGTTTTTTCAAAGCAATTATGAAGGTGAAATCGTAGATAAAATCCAAGAGTGTGTTGAGGGCGTTGATGGTATTATCATAAATCCTGCTGCTTATACTCATACTTCTATTGCTATTGCTGATGCGCTTGCAGCTGTGCATTTGCCGACAGTTGAGGTGCATATTAGCAATATCCACGCAAGAGAGGATTATAGAGCAAAGAGCATGACAGCAGCAGCTGCAACTGGCGTGATAGCTGGCTTTGGTCCTATGGGATATCATATCGCGCTACTTTCTATGATACAAGTTTTTGAACAAATCAAAGCCGCACGCGCTGCTGCCGAGAAAAAATAG
- a CDS encoding aminopeptidase P family protein, whose protein sequence is MSFILKDENAVFYECGYSCDNEIFISHAEKNFFITDARYGIEANEIIKNAEIIISNDINQSAKELIKKLGISRLELNPHDFSLADFKSLSNELGDIFDFKPNFSQIKRMIKSKDEIEILKTAAKHGADGFKRVCEFVKSSLDKGVSECELNYEVANILKNKGEFGLSFEPITALNANAAKAHALPTKNTLKNGDLLLFDAGIKYRRYCSDRTRTFEVGTVSQVSKEQNFKNSKRDEIYHIVLEAQQMAIKAVRAGVRACDIDKAARDVITKAGYAEAFFHSTGHGVGLDIHELPRISPKSEEIIKPGMVFSIEPGIYLQGEFGVRIEDVVVATENGCEIL, encoded by the coding sequence ATGAGTTTTATCTTAAAAGATGAAAATGCTGTATTCTACGAGTGCGGATACAGCTGTGATAATGAAATATTCATCTCTCATGCTGAAAAAAACTTTTTTATCACAGATGCAAGGTATGGCATAGAAGCAAATGAAATCATAAAAAACGCTGAGATTATCATCTCAAATGATATAAACCAAAGCGCAAAAGAGTTAATCAAAAAGCTTGGAATTTCACGCTTAGAGCTAAATCCGCATGATTTTAGCTTAGCTGATTTTAAAAGTCTCTCTAATGAGCTTGGTGATATATTTGATTTTAAGCCAAACTTCTCGCAAATTAAGCGTATGATAAAAAGCAAGGATGAAATTGAGATTTTAAAAACAGCTGCTAAGCACGGTGCTGATGGCTTTAAGAGAGTTTGTGAGTTTGTAAAATCTAGCCTAGATAAAGGCGTGAGCGAATGCGAGCTAAACTACGAAGTGGCAAATATTTTAAAAAATAAAGGCGAGTTTGGACTTAGCTTTGAGCCTATAACTGCTCTAAATGCAAACGCTGCTAAGGCTCATGCGCTGCCAACTAAAAATACCTTAAAAAATGGAGATTTGCTACTTTTTGATGCTGGGATCAAATATCGCAGATACTGCTCAGATCGCACTAGAACCTTTGAAGTAGGGACAGTCTCGCAAGTTAGCAAAGAACAAAACTTTAAAAATTCTAAGCGTGATGAGATCTATCACATAGTTTTAGAAGCGCAGCAAATGGCAATAAAAGCGGTGCGAGCAGGTGTGAGAGCCTGCGATATTGACAAGGCTGCAAGGGATGTTATCACAAAAGCTGGATATGCAGAGGCGTTTTTTCACAGCACTGGGCATGGCGTGGGGCTTGATATACACGAGCTTCCTAGAATTAGCCCAAAAAGCGAAGAGATTATAAAGCCTGGCATGGTATTTAGCATTGAGCCTGGGATTTATTTACAAGGTGAGTTTGGCGTAAGAATAGAAGATGTAGTAGTCGCCACTGAAAATGGCTGTGAGATACTTTGA
- the rsmA gene encoding 16S rRNA (adenine(1518)-N(6)/adenine(1519)-N(6))-dimethyltransferase RsmA, which yields MQIKAKKHFGQNFLKNESIKNKIIQSIPDSKKIVEIGPGLGDLTHGLLAKCEQLVCFEIDSDLIEHLKSRFSHELEGKMQLINADALKAWGELSKQPYFLAANLPYYVATNIILKALRDKNCSGFVVMIQREVAQKFCAKDAEQNSLSLLSCLYGECELLFDVEPECFEPAPKVTSSVIKLVKDKEPNCDITGFESFLKSCFAAPRKTLAKNLLAIAQKERILRIFEQLGIKESIRAHELNLALFLKIFDEVRDAKRQ from the coding sequence ATGCAAATCAAGGCAAAAAAGCACTTTGGACAAAACTTTTTAAAAAATGAGAGCATAAAAAACAAAATCATCCAATCGATTCCCGATAGCAAAAAAATTGTAGAAATCGGGCCTGGCTTAGGTGATTTAACTCATGGTCTGCTAGCAAAATGCGAGCAGTTAGTTTGTTTTGAGATTGACTCTGATCTAATAGAGCATTTAAAAAGTCGTTTTAGCCACGAACTAGAAGGCAAAATGCAATTGATAAACGCAGATGCTTTAAAGGCTTGGGGAGAGCTTTCAAAACAGCCTTATTTTTTGGCAGCGAATTTGCCTTATTATGTGGCGACAAATATCATTTTAAAAGCCTTGAGAGATAAAAATTGCTCTGGCTTTGTAGTAATGATCCAGCGTGAGGTCGCGCAGAAGTTTTGTGCTAAAGACGCAGAGCAAAACTCACTTAGCTTGCTCTCTTGCCTTTATGGAGAGTGCGAACTGCTTTTTGATGTGGAGCCAGAGTGCTTTGAGCCTGCGCCAAAGGTTACTAGCTCGGTTATAAAGCTAGTTAAAGACAAAGAGCCAAACTGCGATATAACAGGCTTTGAGAGTTTTTTAAAAAGCTGCTTTGCTGCCCCACGCAAAACCCTAGCAAAAAACCTGCTAGCCATAGCGCAAAAAGAGCGTATTTTACGCATTTTTGAGCAACTTGGCATAAAAGAGAGCATTAGAGCCCATGAGTTAAATCTTGCCTTATTTTTAAAAATATTTGATGAGGTAAGAGATGCAAAACGACAATAA
- the folK gene encoding 2-amino-4-hydroxy-6-hydroxymethyldihydropteridine diphosphokinase, giving the protein MYCSGFKKIIKSAFFPRKFARNSKKLRKIRYTYILGIGGNIANEKEVKSRFERLIVKLAKDRRFKLVKSSPIIKNKAFGYENQADFLNAVLEIKSSLYATETLKIMLNYEKIFGRKRSFKNAPRTLDIDIIDFSAKIRQSERLRLPHPKACQRLSVILPLAMM; this is encoded by the coding sequence ATGTATTGTAGTGGATTTAAAAAAATAATAAAATCAGCATTTTTTCCACGAAAATTTGCTAGGAATTCTAAAAAACTAAGAAAAATTCGCTACACTTACATTTTAGGAATCGGTGGCAATATAGCTAATGAAAAAGAAGTAAAATCTCGCTTTGAAAGACTGATTGTAAAACTAGCCAAAGACAGGCGTTTTAAGCTAGTAAAAAGCTCGCCGATTATCAAAAACAAAGCCTTTGGCTATGAAAATCAAGCTGATTTTCTAAATGCTGTGCTTGAGATAAAAAGTTCGCTTTATGCCACAGAGACGCTAAAAATAATGCTAAATTATGAAAAAATTTTTGGCAGAAAAAGAAGCTTTAAAAACGCACCTAGAACGCTAGATATAGATATAATCGATTTTAGCGCAAAAATCCGTCAAAGCGAGCGTCTAAGGCTGCCACATCCAAAAGCCTGCCAGAGACTAAGCGTGATTTTGCCACTAGCTATGATGTAG
- a CDS encoding ribonuclease J has translation MQNDNNQNPNSNAANNVVDSFFGPSDFDGEAPLGGEQKKKFKNHRRNLERQNAAAKAKAAAKNARDNKVQAGQNNQNAGNTALSTQNTEQNPAKAESKNRRSKNRKKNQTIKLSGNEDWQKAMQESIKANKAIHEERLHPLKNANDASKKVWITPLGGLGEIGANMTVFETENDAIIVDVGMSFPDESMPGVDILVPDFSYIRKIKDKVRAVIITHAHEDHIGAMPYFFKEFQFPIYATPLPLGMISNKFEEHGLKSHRSYFRPVKKRQIYEIGEFEVEFIHITHSVIDASALAIMTPAGTIIHTGDFKIDSTPIDGYPTDLHRLAAYGEDGVLLLMSDSTNSWREGVTKSESSVGKTFDALFDKAKGRVIMSTFSSNIHRVYQAIERGVKHGRKVCVIGRSMERNLWTAIELGYIELKKDIFIDANEVAKYPDNEVLIVTTGSQGETMSALYRMATDEHKYIKIKPTDQIIISAKAIPGNEASVSRVLNYLLKNGASVAYQDFSEIHVSGHAAAEEQKLMLSLIKPKFFLPVHGEYNHIMRHKEYGVACGVDERNIYLMNDGDQMELTERYLKRARTVKTGKTFIDNQIGKQISDDVVIDRQQLSEAGVIVIMAQIDRGEHKLIKNRVISHGLAQKHITKDLEDITQQFLTTAKDELFDDHKGMENAIRTLVRKHVFRKIKKYPTIVPIIYFM, from the coding sequence ATGCAAAACGACAATAACCAAAACCCAAACTCAAACGCTGCAAATAATGTAGTAGATAGCTTTTTTGGCCCTAGTGACTTTGACGGGGAGGCACCACTAGGCGGAGAGCAGAAAAAAAAGTTTAAAAACCACCGCAGAAACTTAGAGCGTCAAAACGCAGCCGCAAAAGCAAAAGCCGCAGCTAAAAACGCAAGGGACAACAAAGTCCAAGCAGGACAAAACAACCAAAACGCTGGGAATACTGCTCTAAGCACCCAAAATACCGAGCAAAATCCAGCCAAAGCTGAGAGCAAAAACCGCCGCTCAAAAAATAGAAAGAAAAATCAAACAATAAAACTAAGTGGCAACGAAGACTGGCAAAAGGCTATGCAAGAATCAATCAAAGCGAATAAAGCCATCCACGAAGAACGCCTTCATCCACTAAAAAACGCAAATGATGCTAGCAAAAAAGTCTGGATCACTCCACTTGGTGGTCTTGGCGAAATAGGCGCAAATATGACTGTTTTTGAGACAGAAAATGACGCAATTATCGTAGATGTGGGTATGAGCTTTCCAGATGAGAGCATGCCAGGCGTAGATATTTTGGTGCCTGATTTTAGCTATATTCGCAAGATCAAAGACAAAGTCCGTGCTGTCATCATCACTCACGCACACGAAGATCACATCGGCGCAATGCCTTATTTTTTCAAAGAATTCCAGTTTCCAATCTACGCTACGCCTTTGCCACTTGGCATGATCAGCAATAAATTTGAAGAGCACGGACTAAAAAGCCACCGCAGCTACTTCCGCCCAGTAAAAAAAAGGCAGATCTATGAAATAGGCGAGTTTGAAGTAGAGTTTATCCACATAACTCACTCAGTAATCGACGCCTCAGCGCTTGCTATTATGACCCCAGCTGGCACGATTATTCACACCGGTGATTTTAAAATCGATAGCACGCCAATCGATGGCTACCCAACAGACCTTCACCGCCTAGCAGCGTATGGCGAAGATGGAGTGCTGCTGCTAATGAGCGATAGCACAAACTCTTGGAGAGAAGGCGTAACTAAAAGCGAAAGCAGCGTAGGAAAGACCTTTGATGCTTTATTTGATAAAGCCAAAGGTCGTGTGATCATGAGTACTTTTAGCTCAAATATCCACAGGGTTTATCAAGCAATAGAGCGTGGAGTTAAGCACGGACGCAAGGTTTGTGTGATCGGCAGAAGTATGGAGAGAAACCTTTGGACTGCTATTGAGCTTGGCTACATTGAGCTTAAAAAAGATATTTTTATAGATGCAAATGAGGTGGCAAAATACCCTGATAATGAAGTGCTAATCGTAACCACAGGCTCTCAGGGTGAGACCATGAGCGCACTATACCGCATGGCAACTGATGAGCATAAGTATATAAAGATTAAGCCCACAGATCAAATAATAATCAGTGCAAAAGCAATCCCAGGCAACGAAGCAAGCGTATCAAGAGTGCTAAACTACTTGCTAAAAAACGGCGCAAGCGTAGCGTATCAAGACTTTAGCGAAATTCATGTTAGCGGTCACGCAGCCGCAGAAGAGCAAAAGCTAATGCTAAGCTTAATCAAGCCTAAGTTTTTCTTGCCAGTTCACGGCGAGTATAATCACATCATGCGCCACAAAGAATACGGCGTAGCCTGTGGCGTAGATGAGCGAAATATATATCTAATGAATGATGGCGATCAAATGGAGCTTACTGAGCGTTACTTAAAACGCGCTCGCACAGTAAAAACTGGCAAGACCTTTATAGACAATCAAATCGGCAAGCAAATCAGCGATGATGTAGTAATCGACCGCCAACAACTAAGCGAAGCCGGTGTGATCGTAATCATGGCACAAATCGATAGAGGCGAGCACAAACTAATCAAAAACCGCGTTATCAGCCACGGCCTAGCCCAAAAACACATCACAAAAGACCTTGAGGACATAACACAGCAGTTTTTAACCACAGCAAAAGACGAGCTCTTTGACGATCACAAAGGCATGGAAAACGCAATCCGCACGCTAGTTCGCAAGCATGTATTTAGAAAAATCAAAAAATACCCAACTATCGTGCCGATAATCTACTTTATGTAA
- the flhF gene encoding flagellar biosynthesis protein FlhF, translating to MIKRYSFTGSSTADALLKAKAELGDDFAIEVTKQIRAKTLNQDPLFEVVVCVEEEQNPLSELNKIEQVNDIKRQIEAYTNLGKNRQTSQSTPKATPKEQWQDEDVSMSISRVANEIKNLASANDSEPSPLNIQPDYSAKMRDMEKKLDKLNDKLSLIADAVWEDKKEARGEIVIPPEFATIYKKAASSGMKSEHLKAIMEATIANMPSSMKNNPSAIERYFYFLLEKMLPSKKIMLSQKKQKIIMLIGPTGVGKTTTLSKLAYKYAYDGEIQYKTGVITLDSYRIGAVEQLAQYAQVMKMRMVEAINIEEFKSAIKAFSGYDVILVDTLGSSQYDTEKLTLLNEFISSVDADIEVNLVLSANTKIEDLLEIYDNFSFTNISSLIITKLDETRIFGNIFSLVYETGVPVSYFCLGQNVPDDIMEANSNFLVKCVLEGFDGSSK from the coding sequence ATGATAAAAAGATATTCATTTACAGGCTCATCCACAGCAGATGCGCTCTTAAAAGCAAAAGCCGAACTAGGCGATGATTTTGCCATTGAAGTAACAAAGCAAATCAGAGCCAAGACCTTAAATCAAGATCCTTTGTTTGAAGTGGTAGTTTGCGTAGAAGAAGAGCAAAACCCGCTTAGCGAGCTAAATAAAATAGAACAAGTAAATGATATCAAACGCCAAATAGAGGCCTACACAAATCTAGGCAAAAACCGCCAAACCAGCCAAAGCACTCCAAAAGCTACTCCAAAAGAGCAGTGGCAAGATGAAGATGTAAGCATGAGTATCTCGCGCGTGGCAAATGAGATAAAAAATCTAGCTAGCGCAAATGATAGCGAGCCAAGCCCGCTTAATATCCAGCCTGATTACAGCGCAAAAATGCGTGATATGGAAAAAAAGCTTGATAAGCTAAATGACAAGCTCTCACTAATAGCAGATGCTGTCTGGGAGGATAAAAAAGAAGCCAGAGGCGAGATAGTAATACCACCTGAGTTTGCTACAATCTACAAAAAAGCAGCTAGTTCTGGTATGAAAAGCGAGCATTTAAAGGCTATTATGGAAGCTACCATTGCTAATATGCCTAGTTCTATGAAAAATAATCCTAGTGCTATTGAGAGATATTTTTATTTTTTACTAGAAAAAATGCTGCCTAGCAAAAAAATCATGCTAAGCCAAAAAAAGCAAAAAATCATTATGTTAATAGGCCCGACAGGTGTCGGTAAGACTACTACTTTAAGCAAACTTGCTTATAAATACGCTTATGATGGAGAAATTCAGTATAAAACCGGCGTAATCACGCTAGATAGCTACCGCATAGGTGCGGTTGAACAGCTAGCACAATATGCGCAGGTGATGAAAATGCGCATGGTAGAAGCAATTAACATTGAAGAGTTTAAAAGTGCGATTAAGGCTTTTAGTGGCTATGATGTGATTTTGGTTGATACCCTTGGTTCTAGTCAGTATGATACAGAAAAACTCACTTTGTTAAATGAGTTTATTTCTAGCGTGGATGCTGATATAGAGGTAAATCTAGTGCTAAGTGCGAATACAAAAATAGAAGATTTGCTAGAAATTTATGATAATTTTTCTTTTACAAATATCAGCTCACTAATTATTACAAAGCTTGATGAAACTAGAATTTTTGGCAATATTTTCTCGCTAGTGTATGAAACTGGCGTGCCTGTTAGCTATTTTTGTTTAGGACAAAATGTGCCTGATGATATTATGGAGGCTAATAGCAATTTTTTGGTAAAATGTGTATTGGAGGGATTTGATGGATCAAGCAAGTAA
- a CDS encoding MBOAT family O-acyltransferase — translation MLFNSYIFIFAFLPLTFFVYFFLNKKRMTELAKAFLVFASLFFYSWWNVLYLPLILSSMLINFALGKQLSTKAAKLQGSRKAVLIFGIIFNVALLGYFKYTDFFLENFNFVFGTQIELLKLALPLAISFFTFQQIAYLVDSYRRETKEYDFLTYALFVSFFPQLIAGPIVHHAEMMPQFARLKNRLINYANILMGLFIFSIGLFKKVVIADTFAIWVKHGFDNMPSLELITGWTTSLAYTFQLYFDFSGYCDMAIGAALLFNIKLPINFNSPYKSLDIQDFWRRWHITLGRFLRDYVYIPLGGSRAGNSRFSNLFFTCSNLFITFLIGGIWHGAGWTFVIWGALHGIALVIHRLWQSVGLKLPKILAWFITFNFVNFAWVFFRANSVDDALKVIKGMLGLNGINYEQYKFLRSAFRAEALHDGIHIFLYFLAASFIITLAGKTSSQIVKNKENIYYTIAFCVLFILGVFFMSVSKYSEFIYFNF, via the coding sequence TTGCTATTTAACTCTTATATTTTTATTTTTGCCTTTTTGCCACTTACTTTTTTTGTGTATTTTTTTCTAAACAAAAAGCGTATGACTGAACTAGCTAAGGCTTTTTTGGTTTTTGCATCTTTGTTTTTTTACTCGTGGTGGAATGTATTGTATTTGCCACTAATTCTAAGTTCTATGCTAATAAACTTCGCTCTTGGCAAACAGCTTAGCACCAAAGCTGCTAAGCTTCAAGGCAGCCGCAAAGCTGTGCTTATTTTTGGAATTATTTTTAATGTAGCCTTGCTTGGATATTTTAAATATACTGATTTTTTCCTAGAAAACTTTAATTTTGTTTTTGGCACGCAAATAGAGCTTTTAAAGCTTGCCCTACCGCTTGCTATTAGCTTTTTTACCTTCCAGCAAATTGCCTATCTTGTAGATAGCTACCGCAGAGAGACCAAAGAATATGATTTTTTAACCTACGCTTTATTTGTTAGCTTTTTTCCTCAGCTTATAGCAGGTCCTATCGTCCACCACGCTGAGATGATGCCTCAGTTTGCAAGACTAAAAAATCGCCTTATAAACTACGCAAATATTTTAATGGGGCTTTTTATTTTTAGCATTGGATTATTTAAAAAAGTAGTTATTGCTGATACCTTTGCTATTTGGGTAAAACACGGCTTTGATAATATGCCTAGCTTAGAGCTTATTACTGGCTGGACTACAAGCCTTGCTTATACCTTTCAGCTTTATTTTGATTTTAGTGGATATTGTGATATGGCAATAGGTGCTGCGCTACTTTTTAATATAAAACTGCCTATAAACTTTAATAGCCCTTATAAAAGCCTTGATATTCAAGACTTTTGGCGCAGATGGCATATTACGCTAGGACGATTTTTGCGTGATTATGTATATATCCCACTTGGAGGCTCAAGAGCAGGGAATTCTAGATTTTCAAATCTATTTTTTACCTGTTCAAATCTATTTATCACCTTTTTAATAGGTGGCATTTGGCATGGTGCTGGCTGGACCTTTGTGATATGGGGAGCCTTGCATGGCATTGCGCTTGTTATCCACAGACTTTGGCAAAGTGTAGGCTTAAAGCTTCCTAAAATTCTAGCATGGTTTATTACCTTTAACTTTGTAAACTTTGCTTGGGTGTTTTTTAGGGCAAATAGCGTAGATGATGCTTTAAAGGTAATTAAAGGTATGCTTGGATTAAACGGCATCAACTATGAACAATATAAATTTTTGCGCTCAGCATTTCGCGCAGAAGCATTGCATGATGGTATTCATATATTTTTATACTTCTTAGCAGCGTCGTTTATTATCACGCTTGCTGGCAAGACTTCTAGTCAAATTGTCAAAAACAAAGAGAATATTTATTACACTATCGCATTTTGTGTGCTATTTATCTTAGGTGTGTTCTTTATGAGTGTAAGCAAATATTCTGAGTTTATTTACTTTAATTTTTAG